The proteins below are encoded in one region of Natranaerovirga hydrolytica:
- a CDS encoding GerAB/ArcD/ProY family transporter: protein MFSANDRISVRQLKILVILNLFSTTSLILPRMAAEAAGRDGWIAVILGTILALLYVLIIMHLAYKFPQKTLIEYSQTLLGKVLTFIIGFIFIAKLILSAAFGLRLFSELIKEVLLDNTPIEVIIMSMLLVVVYVARKGYECRARVAEILIWIIFIPIILVLIFALPQVNFSNILPVFVNEPKDILMGGYIISLTYSAVDLLLLAIPYTDRPRETRKPVIKAVLLVGIFNIILCIITFGLFGELGTRRQIWPVMTIMQVVEIPGSLLERQDGLMIAFWILSIFAVINAYVFFISIITQKLFKLKEQNFLVLPFLPVIFLLALIPNNVVEIYEYTKNLMSYMGVFLLVIIPVILIGLAKKRKIGEA, encoded by the coding sequence ATGTTTTCAGCAAATGATAGAATCTCAGTAAGACAACTAAAAATCTTAGTGATACTCAATTTATTTAGTACAACCAGTTTGATACTCCCTAGAATGGCAGCAGAAGCAGCAGGACGAGATGGTTGGATAGCCGTTATATTAGGGACCATACTTGCCTTATTATATGTATTAATCATTATGCATTTAGCCTATAAATTTCCACAAAAGACCCTTATAGAATACAGTCAGACCTTACTTGGAAAAGTTCTTACATTTATCATTGGATTCATATTTATAGCCAAGTTAATACTATCCGCAGCATTTGGTTTGCGGTTGTTTAGTGAATTAATTAAAGAAGTGTTATTAGATAATACGCCCATAGAAGTTATTATAATGAGTATGTTACTTGTTGTGGTCTATGTTGCTAGAAAAGGTTACGAATGTCGAGCAAGAGTAGCAGAAATACTCATATGGATTATATTTATTCCTATTATCTTGGTGCTTATATTTGCATTGCCTCAAGTGAATTTTAGCAATATCTTACCTGTATTCGTTAACGAGCCAAAAGACATTTTAATGGGAGGGTATATCATATCCTTAACCTACTCAGCAGTGGATTTATTGTTGCTTGCAATACCGTATACCGATCGACCAAGAGAAACAAGAAAGCCAGTTATTAAAGCAGTCTTATTAGTAGGGATTTTTAATATCATACTCTGCATTATAACTTTCGGTCTGTTTGGAGAATTGGGAACAAGAAGACAGATATGGCCAGTTATGACCATAATGCAAGTAGTGGAAATTCCCGGTTCATTATTAGAAAGACAAGATGGTTTGATGATTGCTTTTTGGATTCTTAGTATATTTGCAGTCATTAATGCTTATGTATTCTTTATTAGCATCATTACTCAAAAATTATTCAAACTAAAGGAACAAAATTTCTTAGTACTACCTTTTTTGCCAGTGATTTTCTTGTTGGCATTGATTCCCAACAATGTTGTAGAAATCTATGAATATACCAAGAATCTAATGTCCTATATGGGTGTGTTTTTATTGGTGATTATACCCGTCATATTAATAGGATTGGCAAAAAAACGAAAGATAGGTGAAGCATAA
- a CDS encoding Ger(x)C family spore germination protein, with protein MKILRYSIFLLMPLILTSCWDKVELEERDYVISIGIDLEDDIYHFTYNLPNLPAVTGQGEGEQNFTKIVEASSLYEANRIFGSRSRKKLNFDHTKVLILGEDLLSNKIYFQKILDEFERNADFARTVMVLAVEDKAEEIIEMELDEETEMGLHLTGLYQNNKYDVLKTTEITLGDLINNIHENKGNVIVPKVVIEEDEPMIDGIGIIIDYEIKDWLGREDVDKISWVTGDGKGTNVTTSFVENEEITVEITKMETKLEFEEKNNQVLIKVNIICDGDVTAYTLNPEHSLFEEDNLEKLEEQINGILKAETKMFIEEIQTEYEVDVFNMLEKLAIQDRKLWIKWNENWDEIFSQADIEVDAEIQIRRIGVAK; from the coding sequence ATGAAAATTTTAAGATATAGTATATTTTTGCTCATGCCTTTAATATTAACTTCTTGTTGGGACAAGGTAGAGTTAGAAGAAAGAGATTATGTCATCTCTATAGGCATTGATCTAGAAGATGATATCTATCACTTCACATATAATTTACCCAATTTACCTGCGGTAACGGGTCAAGGAGAAGGGGAACAGAATTTTACAAAAATCGTAGAAGCCAGTTCTTTATATGAAGCCAACCGTATATTTGGTTCAAGATCAAGAAAAAAACTGAACTTTGACCATACAAAAGTTTTGATATTAGGCGAAGATTTGTTAAGCAATAAAATATATTTTCAAAAAATATTAGATGAATTTGAAAGAAATGCTGACTTTGCAAGAACGGTTATGGTTTTAGCTGTAGAAGACAAGGCAGAGGAAATTATAGAGATGGAATTAGACGAAGAAACTGAGATGGGGTTGCATTTAACGGGTCTGTATCAAAATAATAAATACGATGTCTTAAAAACAACAGAAATCACCTTAGGAGACTTAATCAACAACATTCATGAAAACAAAGGCAATGTAATTGTTCCCAAAGTGGTTATAGAAGAAGATGAGCCAATGATTGATGGCATTGGCATTATCATTGATTATGAAATAAAAGATTGGTTAGGCAGAGAAGATGTGGACAAGATCAGCTGGGTAACGGGAGATGGTAAAGGCACTAATGTGACAACCAGCTTTGTAGAAAATGAAGAGATTACCGTTGAAATAACAAAGATGGAAACAAAGTTGGAATTTGAAGAAAAAAACAATCAAGTTCTCATTAAGGTCAATATCATTTGTGACGGAGATGTGACAGCGTATACACTTAACCCGGAACACAGTTTATTTGAAGAAGATAATCTTGAAAAGTTAGAAGAACAAATTAATGGAATTCTTAAGGCAGAAACAAAAATGTTTATTGAAGAAATTCAAACTGAATATGAAGTGGATGTATTTAATATGCTAGAAAAATTAGCTATTCAAGATAGGAAACTATGGATCAAATGGAATGAAAATTGGGATGAGATCTTTAGTCAAGCTGATATTGAAGTAGATGCAGAAATTCAAATCAGAAGAATAGGTGTTGCAAAATAA
- the spoIIR gene encoding stage II sporulation protein R, whose translation MKMNRKKIIKELSIVMVAIAIGFVTLIVIHEAKESSAQKAQEAIASELIRFHVLANSDSAEDQELKNKVRDAVLEEMDEMLATSESIEETRAIVTEKKNYIQSIAKDIITENHKDYTVEVTLEKENFPTKVYGDMVFPTGEYEALRILIGEAKGKNWWCVMFPPLCFVDVTHNVVQEDNTIPNENLTMAEEKEMPVKVKFRLFDLLGQSNERHSEKRTGAFAYIFR comes from the coding sequence ATGAAAATGAATAGAAAAAAAATAATAAAAGAATTATCTATAGTAATGGTGGCAATAGCAATAGGTTTTGTGACGTTGATTGTTATTCATGAAGCCAAAGAAAGTTCAGCCCAAAAAGCCCAAGAAGCAATAGCATCAGAGTTAATCAGATTCCACGTCTTGGCCAATAGTGACTCAGCAGAAGACCAAGAATTAAAAAATAAAGTAAGAGATGCCGTACTAGAGGAAATGGATGAAATGTTAGCCACATCTGAAAGTATAGAAGAAACAAGAGCAATCGTTACAGAGAAAAAAAACTATATACAAAGCATAGCAAAAGACATTATTACTGAAAATCATAAGGATTATACTGTAGAAGTTACATTAGAAAAAGAAAATTTTCCCACCAAGGTATATGGCGATATGGTTTTCCCAACAGGCGAGTATGAAGCTTTACGCATACTCATTGGTGAAGCAAAAGGAAAAAACTGGTGGTGTGTTATGTTTCCACCTCTCTGTTTTGTAGATGTAACCCATAATGTGGTACAAGAAGACAATACAATACCCAATGAAAACCTAACAATGGCAGAAGAAAAAGAAATGCCAGTAAAAGTTAAGTTTAGATTGTTTGATTTATTAGGTCAATCCAATGAAAGACATAGCGAAAAAAGAACAGGTGCATTTGCATATATTTTTAGATAA